In Bradyrhizobium lablabi, one DNA window encodes the following:
- a CDS encoding MBL fold metallo-hydrolase translates to MTKGFASTTDMAEKKITFSEIGTDLYAFTAEGDPNSAVIVGDDGCLVFDAQATPAMANKVIERVRTVTDKPIKYVVLSHYHAVRVLGASAYKAQAVIASQETYRLVEERGQQDWDSEYGRFPRLFQDAESIPGLTWPTLTFEGEMSIYLGKREVRLMQLGAGHTSGDIVAWVPDAEVMFSGDLIEYHSACYCGDAHLREWPATLNEIRAFNPKAIAPGRGDALKGIATGREAIAMTRDFVTSLYGAAETAVAKGRNLKETMAATREVMDPKFQKFAIYEHCLPFNVSRAFDEASGIDDPVIWTDKRDREMWAALQGGG, encoded by the coding sequence ATGACAAAAGGTTTCGCATCGACCACCGATATGGCGGAGAAGAAAATCACCTTCTCCGAAATCGGCACCGATCTCTATGCCTTCACCGCCGAGGGCGATCCCAATTCGGCTGTCATCGTCGGCGACGATGGCTGCCTGGTGTTTGACGCGCAGGCGACGCCTGCGATGGCGAATAAAGTGATCGAGCGGGTGCGTACCGTTACCGACAAGCCGATCAAATATGTCGTACTGTCGCATTATCACGCGGTACGCGTGCTCGGCGCGTCCGCCTACAAGGCGCAAGCCGTGATCGCGTCGCAGGAGACCTACCGACTGGTCGAAGAGCGCGGACAGCAGGATTGGGATTCCGAATATGGCCGCTTTCCGCGATTGTTCCAGGACGCGGAGAGCATCCCGGGCCTGACCTGGCCGACGCTGACTTTTGAGGGCGAGATGTCGATCTATCTCGGAAAGCGCGAGGTGCGGTTGATGCAGCTCGGCGCCGGGCATACGTCGGGCGATATCGTCGCCTGGGTGCCGGACGCGGAGGTGATGTTTTCCGGCGATCTGATCGAATATCATTCCGCCTGCTATTGCGGCGATGCGCATTTGCGCGAATGGCCGGCGACCTTGAACGAAATTCGCGCCTTCAATCCCAAGGCGATCGCGCCCGGCCGCGGCGATGCGCTCAAGGGCATTGCCACGGGGCGCGAAGCGATCGCGATGACCCGGGATTTTGTCACCTCGCTCTATGGCGCCGCGGAGACGGCGGTAGCAAAGGGCCGTAACCTCAAGGAAACGATGGCGGCGACGCGTGAAGTGATGGATCCAAAGTTCCAAAAGTTTGCGATTTACGAGCACTGCCTGCCGTTCAATGTCTCGCGCGCGTTCGACGAGGCTTCCGGGATCGACGACCCCGTGATCTGGACCGACAAGCGTGACCGGGAAATGTGGGCCGCCCTGCAAGGAGGAGGATGA
- the hmgA gene encoding homogentisate 1,2-dioxygenase: MNINTQPDVISRSSVNITPGYMSGFGNSFETEALPGALPIGRNSPQRAAYGLYAEQLSGSPFTAPRGSNERSWLYRIRPSVKHSGRFAKVDAGLWRSAPCHEVDLPIAQLRWNPAPIPKDDKTFLQGVQTMTTAGDVNTQAGMAAHVVLITKSMVDQHFYNADGEMLFVPQQGNLRFVTEFGRIDAQPGEIVVIPRGVKFRVEITSGPARAYLCENYGGAFTLPERGPIGANCLANARDFLTPVAAYEDKDTPTELFVKWGGSLFKTTLPHSPIDVVAWHGNYAPYKYDLRTFSPVGAISFDHPDPSIFTVLTSPSETAGTANIDFVIFPERWLVAENTFRPPWYHMNIMSEFMGLIYGVYDAKPQGFTPGGISLHNCMLPHGPDREAFDHASNSELKPVRLTGTMAFMFETRYPQRVTAHAANSPTLQDDYSDCWKGLEKRFDPNRP; the protein is encoded by the coding sequence ATGAATATCAACACTCAGCCTGATGTGATCTCCAGGAGCTCCGTCAATATCACGCCGGGCTACATGTCCGGCTTCGGCAACAGCTTTGAGACCGAGGCGCTACCCGGCGCGCTGCCGATCGGGCGCAACTCGCCGCAGCGCGCGGCTTACGGACTTTATGCCGAGCAACTCTCCGGCTCGCCGTTCACGGCGCCGCGCGGCAGCAATGAGCGCTCCTGGCTCTATCGCATCCGGCCCTCGGTCAAACACTCCGGCCGCTTTGCGAAAGTCGACGCCGGGCTGTGGCGTTCCGCGCCGTGCCACGAAGTCGATCTGCCGATCGCGCAACTGCGCTGGAATCCCGCGCCGATCCCAAAGGATGATAAGACGTTCCTACAGGGCGTGCAGACCATGACCACGGCGGGCGACGTCAATACCCAGGCCGGCATGGCCGCGCATGTCGTGCTGATCACGAAATCGATGGTCGATCAGCATTTTTACAATGCCGATGGCGAGATGCTGTTCGTGCCGCAGCAGGGCAATCTGCGTTTTGTCACCGAGTTCGGCCGGATCGACGCCCAGCCCGGCGAGATTGTCGTGATCCCGCGCGGGGTAAAATTCCGCGTCGAGATTACGTCAGGCCCGGCGCGCGCTTATCTTTGCGAGAATTACGGCGGCGCCTTCACGCTGCCGGAGCGCGGTCCGATCGGCGCTAATTGCCTCGCCAATGCGCGCGATTTCTTGACGCCGGTTGCAGCCTACGAGGATAAGGACACGCCGACCGAGCTGTTCGTGAAATGGGGCGGCTCGTTGTTCAAGACCACGCTGCCGCATTCGCCGATCGATGTGGTGGCCTGGCACGGCAATTACGCGCCGTATAAATACGATCTTCGAACCTTCTCGCCGGTCGGCGCCATCAGCTTCGATCATCCCGATCCGTCGATTTTCACCGTGCTGACTTCGCCTTCGGAAACCGCCGGCACCGCGAACATCGACTTTGTGATTTTCCCGGAGCGCTGGCTTGTGGCGGAAAACACGTTTCGACCGCCCTGGTATCACATGAACATCATGTCGGAGTTCATGGGTCTGATCTACGGCGTCTACGACGCCAAGCCGCAAGGGTTCACCCCGGGCGGCATCTCCCTGCACAATTGCATGCTGCCGCATGGCCCCGACCGCGAGGCCTTCGATCACGCCAGCAATAGCGAACTGAAACCGGTCAGGCTGACCGGCACCATGGCCTTCATGTTCGAGACGCGGTACCCGCAGCGCGTCACCGCGCATGCGGCGAACTCGCCGACGCTGCAGGATGATTATTCGGATTGCTGGAAGGGACTCGAAAAACGGTTCGATCCGAATAGGCCGTGA
- the fahA gene encoding fumarylacetoacetase, with translation MPHPNDPSLRSFIPVDPTSDFPIQNLPYGVFSSKDGLAPRVGVAIGDFVLDLWELEQDSRLGVGPLGIFAGPSLNPFMALGPKVWSQTRARISELLRHDHPELRDNDELRARALVPIRDAKLHLPIAVSGYTDFYSSKEHATNVGVMFRGKDNALQPNWLYMPIGYNGRASTVVVSGTKVRRPRGQLKPPNAEVPSFGPCKRLDFELEMGVVIGQPSAMGEMLDESRAEKMIFGFVLLNDWSARDIQQWEYVPLGPFQAKAFATSISPWIVTSEALEPFRVHGPEQDPVPLPYLQQTHPNNYDLTLDVSLRAAPVNEGQRICRTNFKYMYWSSVQQLVHHASSGCAMNVGDLLGSGTISGPEKSQRGSLLEISWNGTEPLDLPGGLKRTFLEDGDSLVMRGWCQGDGFRVGFGELEGTILPAE, from the coding sequence GTGCCCCACCCCAACGATCCCTCGCTCCGTTCCTTCATCCCGGTCGATCCCACCTCCGACTTCCCGATCCAGAATCTCCCCTACGGCGTGTTCTCGTCGAAGGATGGCCTTGCCCCGCGCGTTGGCGTCGCGATCGGCGATTTCGTGCTCGATCTCTGGGAACTCGAGCAGGACTCCAGGCTCGGTGTCGGCCCGCTCGGCATTTTCGCAGGCCCGTCGCTCAATCCCTTCATGGCGCTGGGCCCAAAAGTGTGGTCGCAGACCCGCGCGCGGATCAGCGAGTTGCTGCGGCACGATCATCCGGAGCTGCGCGACAATGACGAGCTGCGGGCCCGCGCCCTGGTGCCGATCAGGGACGCAAAACTGCATCTGCCGATCGCGGTCTCCGGCTATACCGATTTCTACTCCTCGAAAGAGCACGCCACCAATGTCGGCGTGATGTTTCGCGGCAAGGACAATGCGCTGCAGCCGAACTGGCTCTATATGCCGATCGGCTATAATGGCCGCGCGTCGACCGTCGTGGTGTCGGGGACAAAAGTGCGCCGGCCGCGCGGGCAGCTAAAACCGCCGAACGCGGAGGTGCCGAGTTTCGGCCCATGTAAACGGCTTGATTTCGAGCTGGAGATGGGCGTCGTGATCGGGCAGCCGTCGGCGATGGGCGAGATGCTCGACGAGAGCCGGGCGGAGAAGATGATCTTCGGCTTTGTGCTGCTGAATGACTGGAGCGCGCGCGACATCCAGCAATGGGAATATGTGCCGCTCGGCCCGTTCCAGGCCAAGGCGTTTGCGACCTCGATCAGCCCCTGGATCGTCACCTCTGAGGCGCTGGAGCCGTTCCGCGTTCATGGACCCGAGCAGGATCCGGTGCCGCTGCCGTATTTACAGCAGACGCATCCGAACAATTACGATCTCACCCTCGATGTCAGCCTACGCGCCGCGCCCGTGAACGAGGGGCAGCGCATCTGCCGTACCAATTTCAAATACATGTACTGGTCGTCAGTGCAGCAGCTCGTGCATCACGCTTCCTCCGGCTGCGCCATGAATGTCGGCGATCTCTTAGGGAGCGGCACCATCTCCGGCCCCGAGAAAAGCCAGCGCGGCAGTCTGCTTGAGATCAGCTGGAACGGCACCGAGCCGCTCGATTTGCCCGGCGGGCTGAAACGCACCTTCCTCGAGGACGGCGATTCGCTTGTGATGCGCGGCTGGTGCCAGGGCGACGGTTTTCGCGTCGGTTTTGGCGAGCTTGAAGGGACGATTTTGCCGGCGGAATGA
- a CDS encoding DUF1272 domain-containing protein: MALQLRPNCEYCDKDLPPNATDARICTYECTFCADCVETKLHNVCPNCGGGFAPRPIRPAREWRPGLSVEKRPPSHKRVHLSYSLDDIAAHSARIKEIPPEER, encoded by the coding sequence ATGGCGCTGCAACTTCGGCCGAACTGCGAATATTGCGACAAGGACCTGCCGCCGAACGCGACGGACGCGCGCATCTGCACGTATGAGTGCACCTTCTGCGCGGATTGCGTCGAGACCAAATTGCACAATGTCTGTCCAAACTGCGGCGGCGGCTTTGCGCCACGGCCGATCCGCCCCGCAAGAGAATGGCGGCCGGGATTATCGGTCGAGAAACGGCCGCCGTCGCACAAGCGCGTGCATTTGTCTTACAGTCTGGACGATATCGCGGCGCATTCGGCGCGGATCAAGGAAATTCCGCCGGAGGAGCGCTGA
- a CDS encoding Lrp/AsnC family transcriptional regulator → MIPVDAFDLKILSALQDDGRLTNQQLAEAVGLSASQCSRRRMRLEDEKVISGYHADLASEALGFNVIAFIHITLATHSPDNAKRFRALVGRVDDIQEAYSLTGDADYLLKAVLRDLKSLSDIVNNVLMPHQSVAHVRSSIVLDRLKESSKLPLKGMRT, encoded by the coding sequence ATGATCCCGGTAGACGCCTTCGACCTCAAAATCCTCAGCGCGCTGCAGGATGACGGCCGCCTGACCAATCAGCAACTGGCTGAGGCCGTCGGCCTGTCGGCATCGCAATGCTCGCGCCGGCGGATGCGGCTGGAGGACGAGAAGGTGATTTCGGGCTATCACGCTGATCTGGCCAGCGAAGCGCTCGGCTTCAATGTCATCGCCTTTATCCACATCACGCTCGCGACCCACTCACCCGACAACGCCAAACGGTTCCGCGCGCTGGTTGGCCGCGTCGACGATATCCAGGAGGCCTATTCGCTGACCGGTGATGCCGACTATCTCCTGAAGGCCGTGCTGCGCGACCTCAAAAGCCTGTCCGACATCGTCAACAACGTGTTGATGCCGCACCAGAGCGTCGCCCATGTGCGCTCCTCGATCGTGCTGGACCGGCTGAAGGAGAGTTCAAAACTGCCGCTGAAGGGGATGCGGACTTGA